TGTTTagaaaccaattaaaaaaaaatatttccgtaCGAAAGAAATGGCAAAGATCAGTTGGAAATTTGAAAAGTACGCATTTTTAtatccatataaatatttaatgggcGCCAAGGTAAGCCAAGTGTCCAGTGAATTGAAGCAACCCTTGAAGCGAAATTATGATTTTACCGGATGATTGTTGGAATCACCTTGAGAGATACACGTGAAAAATCACTGGTCGTATCTGAGGTATGGAAGAAGGTTGTCAATCTTAGCGTCTCTACAACATCCTGAAAAAAAATGCGCTCCAAATTTTGTTGGGGATTAACCTGTCTGGTTTTTGTCGCTTTCCACATCGATTACGGTAAGTTTTTCGTTAAAAgaaggtaaatttatttaatggatagttgtttttcttttcaatataacgTATTAAAGCTCTCCTAAAGTAAGTAACAAAAGAAATATGAAGatagttatttacaaaattgataCTATACATCGGCGGCCGATggctaaaataattaataaaagaaagcaaaatgcCACTTAAACATTGTGTGCTTTTGtttgactttaatttttcttctttttatcacttcttatacttttttctttttccaatttttttttaatattttgaacgcgtttttacatttatttatatgaatactaaaaaatataggaaaattaaagcattaatttaaaaattactatgacCTAACAATACGATTTTTGAAGCAACATTTAACagaataatgattaatttaaaaacgaTGTCTATAAGGCAACTTTGGATctaattttacaaattacttttaaatgctttattttgacatccatttatttaattctaatattatttgtCCTTCGTCTACGTTAATAAGAAACGAATACATTgtctttttaatgtaattttgtagCCAAAAATCAAACCAAACGTGCAAcacaataattagaaataaaaacaaaatgccaGTAATTAGACTGCCGAAAACTGCCTATTCCTTCCTATTTTAAcagaaatgataatttaatttataatatgcaatatttagaaatcgcaaaattttgcaaatatccATAGCAGagttaattttagaatatgatatgAATTCTACattgctagtttttttttaaggtttttaaccGGAGATTTGTAGTTCAACATAActgtaaaaaatatagaaaagtcgataaaaattatttttttaggacatatttatcaattattttgaataagaagaatagaacaatttatttatgaaaacgatgatataaatgttaaaaaaatattaatactgccATGCCTAAGTGAAAATACGCAACTCCGAGTAATAAATTTAACCATTTCAtcgaaagaaagttttttttttttgttttgtttgtatttcatttaaaattgatttgctCACTTCATCCCCTGtaactaagaaaaagaaattaaacgttAATTCAAAGAAGTTTAATTAAACTATTCATATTCAATAGATAATAATATGGTTTAGCTTGCAGGCATGctaatttgttttgcatttatactttaaaatactttgtgAAGTATTATTGAAATAGTTAACACAGccattagcaaaaaaaaaaaaaaaaaaaaaaaactttgaacttCGAAACAGTAATTTAGTTAATTAACCTAATTTTACTATTGTtcgttaaaagaaaagaaattcataaagttttaaaaaattttctagtctattaatataaacataaaataatatattatagaaaatgtaataGTATATTTCTCGtaaaagaaaacgaaacaaaTCTCAGTGATTAAATATCTATTACTTGCAACAAACCTATAATAAATCAGTTAAAAGAATGTGTCCAATAACTTATATGTTTATTAACTGTATATTTCAATATACATATCAATAAAATAGaatgataaaattgaataaatgtaataaaaggcTTAATGACAAAATTGATCACgagtttttataacatatttgtaTAAAACCGTGtcgcatatttaaaaagaaaaaaacgtaAATAAACCTTAAACAGTTGTTTCATTTATTCGTAAATGCTTAGCTTAGTAAAAACTTACATTATACCCAGGGCCGGATAATGAAATAGGGAACTGCGAACCCTGCGACTTTGGGATCCCCGATATTACAAGAGATTTTAGGAAGGAGGCTATTGTCAGTGTaatcaaatttaatgttttcatttgatCAAAAGGGTCATGTTTacgaacttattcaaattaatatcaagAACTGTTTAAATGTCAGAACTTTATTCTTAGACTTTTTTTTAAGTCGATATATCAGTGTGATTCAATCCTTTTCGCATCTGGTCTAACTGACTAACATGTCAGTAACTCAGACAAatcttgcattaaaatatttagattatatttaatgttttaatttttttgcgttgttaaaaattattaaaacaattttttttctgtatttgagTTACTGAATCTAGTTATCGTGAAGGTGACTCAAggttaattatttcaatgaattaaaatatttagtattgaaaagctatactatataaataatatagagttaatatattatataaataatattgaatttactatgtataaataatataaaaataaaattaaaatcaataaaatattctttcggTTTCCGAAGTTGAGGATGTGAAGAGGGCTCCATAATTTCATTGCCTTGCAGGATTTAGTTTGATTCTGAATGTAGTGTCTAAATCTACTTTTAAAGTAGGATGTTAGAAGATGAAAACCATAGTAAAAAAAACCCATTATAATGTGAAACTGATATCAGGCAATGGATCTTAAGCAAGACGAATTACTGCAAAATACGAAAATGGTACACAAATCCGCCAAATCATGAACAtagtaaaaattaacttttaaccgTTATGCTTTagcttaaaaaagtttttaaccaaaagattttaaacaaaaaacatttaaccTACCATTTTTATGCAAGTCATCATCGCACATGTACGGTTGAGctgaaagaaatatagaaaatatagcaAGACGGGGGGGGGCTTAATAAGAATGCAAcgcttagtaaaataaatttattctaatctgATAAGTAAATGTAAGAAAAGGAAAAACCAGAAACAGTTCACATGGGCTCAAAGGTTTGCACAAGTAATTTGGAAGAAAGGGAAAAAGGAAGATAGGGAGTTAAGCTGTTTCTAATTGAATGTTAAGTACTAATGTAATTGAATATTAAGTAAATGTAAATGTTATACATTTTCTagatatgatgatgaaaattcaagttataaaaaagtaaacactTCCTTTTAAAGTAGAAAGCAAAAGAGAATATTTATGACCTACTAAATATTTGAGTAttccttcattaaaatataaaggtTCCAATTTCTTGCGCACATGcacaataatttggaaaaattttcgtTAGAAGATAAAAGATTTCGTTAAAAGGCTGTTAGCAGTGATGCTTTTCAATggatatttcaatataaaaataactggATAGACGGAATTTCTagaataataagttataaaatatataaatttctaaaattttaacaaaattttctatggAAACAAATTAATTGTGATTAGCAGgcttaatttaataatgaattgatATTAATGACTTGAATATATTCACACATAAAAGTATTTGatgtttgaaagtatttttattaagacgcattttattttattaaaaaaatgaaatttactttaaaaattacttttattgaattgAGCTTACAGTTTCtctatttacaaaacaaattttgaattcatataaaaatttgatattttgtaaatgtcccaatgaattgaaagaataaaaaaaaattatagtgagaaaaatagatttgaaaagttTGAATATCGATGACTTGAATTTTATTCTAGTTCTTACTTTTTTAGTTACCACAtgtctattatattttattcacagaTTTCTTGCAGCCTTCTCtctagaatttaaaattgataatatctATATTCCGCTGAAAGTTGATCCCAAAAGAGAGTTAGTTGCATAATTTCTTGCAATACTTTTCTAACGTTTTTCTCTCTCTCATATCAAGctctttttaaatgttgtttgacTGCAAAATTTAGTAACTGATCCAAATATCTTTACACTAAAGAGCattctatttatatgaaaatttacagtaatatgaaataattattttaatctgacCTGTGATTACATAGTCTATGAAAATGCAGACTATGATGCAAGATTATTAGAttgttttcagcattttttaataaagagaacaaataaaaataattactgaggTAATGTTCTTGCATACTTACACAACACAATAAGATTTGTGTTCAGTTTtgtactttactttactttaagaaactttaaagaaaagttttgtaTGTTAATTTCAATTTCCAGTAACAAAGCAAAATTAGTAACATACAGATCAACAAATTGTGCAtagaattatattagaaatatgcaattctgtaatgataaaaattcagCATTTACATCTAGTTCAAAAAGCCACAGACTAGAGCCAAGAGAATTGATAATAATTTCAGTAACATTAAGTGTACCTGATTGTTTCTGGCAGCTAAACCAAAACCCTTTGAAGCTTTTAAGTTTCAGTAGGAACTAAGTGAGCTACCAATACACTGCTgtcaaataattctcttttttacGTTTACTCATACgtagttttgaaattaatgctGTAGTGAAAACAATGTGTCCGTGTGTtacgtaattttaataaataatcgttTTAGTAATTGAGTGTGTTAAAGTAACCAAGCGATTTTCGtccagttttatttcattaatttttaaaatttcgcttgAGACAGCAAAGTTTAAATGTTATTGTTGTTTTGATATTTCTTGTTTAGATATATATTGAAAAGTAGAGGGTATTACtaaatctaagaatattattaCTCTTAAAAATACATATGCTTTTTAAAGATGTAATACTAAATGAAGATTTGCTCCTACACTCTTACTAAATCATTCCTCTCATTCCTACTAAATCATTTTAGTTTAAATCTCAATGCTTTGACGTCATTTAAATTgtagtaataattaaatagttagaAGATAATCACGTAGAGCACAATTTCTATATAATAGATTGCATGCATAAATCATTACCTAATACTACACTgaatatgaaaactgaaaatataaaaggtTCAATGCtctagatatttaatatttagattatggTTTGGCGTAATTTTTAtagcgttatttttttttcatgaattgtcgagataatttatgaaaagagaaaaaaaaaataattacaaaaataagatgATCTAAATTCTTGATTGTTTAGTGCAAATGGATAAGCATTCATTCACTTTCACAATAATGCCAAAATTCTgttcaatttattcaatattttcagtgTCCAGTTTATCTTGCTACGTATGCAGCACCAAAAATTCGGAAGAAAAAGATTGCCTTGAGATCCCTGAAGGTAGTACCAAGTATCTACAAAACTGTACCGCTCCAAAAAATCTAACCTGTAGGATACAGCAACAATGGATCGATTTTGAAATTTCGGATGGTAAGTCATGAACTTCAAGGGCATACACTACATTTCTGTCTcgcaaaaagtgaaatattaaataacaataaaaaaaagtcattaaaatgaagtcttctttaaaaaatagatgtATTATTCCAATCACTATATTTGCTAATGCAGACCGTATTAATTCTCGGAAAATAACACGATATATCTCTATGTTAACTGGAGATTACATATTTTGTGCTAGTTTAAAAAAGTAAACCAGGTGGAGTGGTCTATTCTTCGTATATgagtaagaaaaaattttaagaattatgtgaTTTATAATTATGCATTAACATTGTTCTATGCAACACAcaagaaatctttctttttatgtatatCAAAGTAGAACTTTTCAGGTATTGTTGATCTGCTTGCATAAAGTTATTGTTATCACACAAACTATCTGGTTTTGATGAGTAAACTGAGAGAAAATTTGAAGTCATTACAGCATAGTGACCTGAAAGTCATGGCCATCATAAAAGAAAGTGATGtgcaaataaatgaaacaatttctaattgtttctttttgttaGCAACCttgacttttctttaaaaaataaatttgatcacCATGGGTGTCACCCATTTCAGTGAAAGCTTTTAGAGTCACTTCTTGCTCGAGCgcgaaaatactatttttatgaaGGGCAAATTTATTATGGAGCAATATCAATCCACAATTTCATAACCGTCaaatactcaaaattttttatatcaaggTTGCTTTTATAGGTATATTAGCTAACGACTGAgactgaatttataaaattttactttagttttcgctaattttcaaatgcaatattttaatttctgatttgcCTTTTTGTCAGTTCTATTGAGCAATAAGATCCAACCATTTcggtttgaatttaaaaaggagAGTTGGACGCATTAAAGAGCAAGCGGAACTCTATCGAATATCTGCAATGCtataacagtttttattaaacATCGAAGTTAATAGAAATGATAAGGTATCTACGTAAAACTAAGTATTAAAGAATTATGCATAATCCAAAAGAATAATTCCAAAGACGCAACTCGATCAAACTGCATTACATCAGttagttgaaaaatttaatgcacGCTTTTTTGTTTGGCAATCAAACGAATTCTGAATAAATAACCGTTTTTCTTCCTTTCTAATTCCTTACTACTTTTAAGTATTAGTTTTTGAGggattagaataaaataaatgaaggaaaaaaagattCAAGACCTTGGGCAATTGTTCTGCTCTCATCATTTCAAGAACAACTTGTCAGTTTGATTGAAAACTTCAAAAAGAGTAACaggaaagaatacatttttataaatcaagaaaGATGGTAGAGTAGAAATGAATTCCCGTActgcaaatataattataaatccattcatatttttaaataaaggtttctctttattttaactttgattaCATACCTTTTTCAGTACTGAAAGTCTGATTAACTATTTCAGGCTATTgcttaagcaatatttttaaataaagattttctgttattttaactttgattACATAACTTTATCAGTACTGAAAATCAGATGAACTATTTCAGGCTGTtgcttaagcattttttttaaataaaaattttccgttattttaactttaattatataactttttcagTACTGAAAGTCAGATGAACTATTTTAGATTGTTGCTTAAGCTTTCCGCTCACGCATTATGAggattttatcattatttgaacCTAGTTCTGTAATCAGGAACTGATAACCATCTTGTGCGTTCGCACGtgttaaatacaaattatttataaatgtgtaCTCTATAGTAAccgaaataacaataataaactaCAATAATCAATTTTGGGAAGTTGTAGACTTTTACACGTACAACTACAACTTAAAATATGTGAATGCATAAGGGTGTCTGTCCCTTTGAATTCCTATTTCCAGTTCCagaaatatcacaattttttccttttaaaatttatttccttaaccTTCTATCCTATTAAAAGTCTTATTTCTTAACtgaataatcttttctttttcagatggCCGAGATAGGCATATCATTCGACAATGCGCATCTACAGAATATGATCCTTATAATCCTTGTTACTATAGAACGGGTTATTTAGGAAGAATGAATGTGTGCTCATGCACAGAAGATGCTTGCAACGAAGGAACTCGATGTGCACCCAcgatattttcaatcatttttctaGTCTTTCTTTTATCGTATTTGCTGTAGTGAAAGAAGAGAACTTAacgaaattattaagaataagaaGTCATACTCAGTTATtgcgatgtatatataaaaagaaaagaaaatgtacgaatgctcaaaaattgttttgaaatatgccAATTTGCTAGATTGAATTTACGTCATGAGTGTGACAGAATTTTAGTTAAGCAAGATTTCACTTTCTACTCATCAAAAGTTGAAGTAGTTGAATTTTCTTTAGCTTTCTTCTGTTTTGGAATTCAGAGCAGTATTTAATTTGGAAGGGAAGGATTGATTTATTAACAACCGATTATGAGAATTTTTaacttgaagaaaatttttgtgaCTTCTAAGAATGTACCtcatgttattaatttatatttattatttatttttaagctgtattagtttttatttcgtttgatttttatccttcatttcgTTTTAATCTttg
Above is a genomic segment from Argiope bruennichi chromosome 1, qqArgBrue1.1, whole genome shotgun sequence containing:
- the LOC129969842 gene encoding uncharacterized protein LOC129969842 produces the protein MRSKFCWGLTCLVFVAFHIDYVSSLSCYVCSTKNSEEKDCLEIPEGSTKYLQNCTAPKNLTCRIQQQWIDFEISDDGRDRHIIRQCASTEYDPYNPCYYRTGYLGRMNVCSCTEDACNEGTRCAPTIFSIIFLVFLLSYLL